The stretch of DNA TTTGTCATAGGTTGTTGGTATATCGTGTATAACCTTTTGGTTTCCATGATGCCGATTTTTCAAGTTTATGCTGTTTGCAGCAAGAACCTTGGGACGCTTTGGGAGGACCTGGGAAAGGTTATAGAAGGTGAGGATGAAATTGAGATAGGGCAAGTCGACTGTGGTGTCAGCAAACCAGTATGCTCCAAGGTGGATATCCATTCCTACCCAACATTCAAGGTGTTTTATGAAGGCGAAGAAGTAGCAAAATATAAAGGTATACTTTGCTTTACCAGCTCACTGTACTTTTGCAACTCCTCCATCTTAAACCAAGCTTGAGCCTTTTAGTTTTGATTTGTTGCCCTTATGAGCGTCTATGGATTATGGTTAGGGTAAGAGCAGGATTTCAAAGTAATATCTCTGAACAAATTTCACTTTGACATTTCAAGGCATTTGCATATCAAATAAGCATCCACTTCCGTGAAGAATTTACTTTTAGATCACTAGGTCACCTCTTCTATCAAGTATCAAGATTTTGCTAAATGCACTAATCATGGTGCGGTTACTGCTGTGCTGGGATTACTATCACATGCAAAAACAAATTAACGGAAGTGGATGACTGAACGATGATAAGAATACCTCATATTCCATAAATCAGTAAATTGGATGCTTACTGAGCAATTGAATCATGCTAGTTTACTGTCAAAATGAATATCACTGCACCTTGCTGAACTCTTTGGAATACTGAATGCTATGATACTATAGATTGTTGAAGTTCTTGCTTATCTGCCTGTGTAGCTAATTTCTACTGCCCCTGTGGAGGCTGATTATATGCAACTGTCGTCATTAGTactaaaaaaaaagttcattttCTTATGTAGCAGACTAGCAATCACCAGGCACACAGATTCATCCATCTATTAATTTATACTTAAGTACTTAACCTAATACATGATTAATAAGTCTTTCATGCTTCATAACTGTCACTTGTCTATACTACATATTCTTTTGTTTCTTCCGTACTCTGGTTCAACTTGTCTTTTTTTGGTTTTCTGCCCTCTTTCTTTTGACGGCATTCTGTATTGACATCTCACATGAAACTGGATTCACCTCTGCAGGACCAAGGGATGTGGAATCACTGAAGAACTTTGTGTTGAATGAAGCTGAGAAAGCGGGTGAGGCAAAGCTTCAAGCTGATTGAAGCTAGAACATGGGCGTAGACAAGGATCTTGCTTAGATCTTTTTTATCTTGCCACCGTGTCCTGTATCCTGGCATTTGATAGAATACAAGGACAGTTCCTAGAAAAGAAAATACCTTGTATCGTTTGAGTTTTCACCTGCTAGTCCGAATCAGCTAATGGAAGTTCACATGTACTCCAGTCCATACTAAGTGTTCGACATTGATAAACTTCACCACTGCTTAAAATGCAACGACACAAAAGCCTATTTATATCACTTGCGCATTCGCCGGCAGTTACAATGGTCGTTATATGGATTgtaaatttatgcaaatatgCTGGTGGGGAAATGGACAAGCATGCATCTTTGATGGCTGCTGGATCCGCAATCTTTCACTCGACAGATAACTAACACATGAATCCCTTTGAAGCGTCTCCACATAAAAACATACTTAATAGTTGAGTAGTTAGGAACGTTGAAGCTCGTTTGCACTTATAAGTTATAACTATTGGGACTCTGAACATCTCGTCGTTCAGAGTTCAGATTACGCATGAAGTATAGCGACAGAACGACGTACAGAACCATACAAAAACTGCAGAGTATTAGACGGCAATGGGCAGTCCCGCCTTCCTGGTGTGTGCCTGACGAGTGACGACGACCTTTCATGAACAGCAATTCAGCAAACCATTCATGGCCACAACTTAACAGAAAAGCAATCCAGCATTTAGCTAGGCCTCCAGGCTCTAGCTGCGATGTTTCAGCAGATAAACTCAAGTGCAAATTGCAAAAGAAAGAAGACGATTAATTTCTCCAGCCCAGCCTCAGAAAGACTGAAAGTCCAAGCAAAGTATGTGGTCAAGCCTGTCGGGCTACCTCACAAGCAGTTTGCAGGAGATGGAGAATGTAAATGGGTTAAACTACTATCAAAGATTAATGAAGCCTTTTCTTTACTCAAATGGTTAAAAATTTCACAGCTGTCGCAACTCACAgcgcatgatttttttttcggcAAGACACATCGAGAGGTAAAATTACAAGAAAAGATGCACCCTACCAGAACAAAAATCCCCCCGACAAGAGCTCTCGTTCACTTGGCCGGCGGCCCCGGCCACGTGCTGATCCGCTCCTTCTCGTACTTGACGAacagcgcggcggccgcggcgacggtGTACGCCTGCAGGAACAGCGTGGCCGGCTGGTGGTACTTGACCAGGGCCTGCCCGCAGCCCAGCTCCACGagcagcagcgcggcgagcCCCAGCGCCGCGAGCGCGCCGTTGAGCCGCTCGCTGTACGCGGTGAAGCCGAACTCCACGGGCGCGCCTCGTTCACTTGGCCGGCGGCCCCGGCCACGTGCTGATCCGCTCCTTCTCGTACTTGACGAacagcgcggcggccgcggcgacggtGTACGCCTGCAGGAACAGCGTGGCCGGCTGGTGGTACTTGACCAGGGCCTGCCCGCAGCCCAGCTCCACGagcagcagcgcggcgagcCCCAGCGCCGCGAGCGCGCCGTTGAGCCGCTCGCTGTACGCGGTGAAGCCGAACTCCACGGGCGCGCCGAGCGCGGACCGGGGCTCCCGCAGCGGCACGGGCGGGAGCGTGACGGCGTTGGCGGACGCGGACGCCGCGCCCTTCCTCTTGCGCGCGCCGCGCTTCTTGGGCCCGA from Panicum virgatum strain AP13 chromosome 9K, P.virgatum_v5, whole genome shotgun sequence encodes:
- the LOC120652774 gene encoding uncharacterized protein LOC120652774 isoform X1; amino-acid sequence: MKCWCVHAGRGGAMATPLTGPFAPTTVLRSPLRHRALQLLPFAPRAASSSGDETAEADQEQALPSPATTTKTATADDAFEERVLRIKSRVGPKKRGARKRKGAASASANAVTLPPVPLREPRSALGAPVEFGFTAYSERLNGALAALGLAALLLVELGCGQALVKYHQPATLFLQAYTVAAAAALFVKYEKERISTWPGPPAK